In Brienomyrus brachyistius isolate T26 chromosome 14, BBRACH_0.4, whole genome shotgun sequence, the following proteins share a genomic window:
- the txndc16 gene encoding thioredoxin domain-containing protein 16 isoform X5, whose product MAWYVCLVLSLGLHLKPCTTVNASKLKELTRESFLRIMQSGKTSFVYFGNHVTPTIGLFLEQLEKSADALDDYGILVAKVNCSEIPVPKYCTKELVMKKAYLFRGSELMKSFVTDTVFDVSAIVAHVLFTVLFNELRNVQTPEELWSIEKNVKGKADIVLAQIATLGLPEHRAVMEAAFVYGARYQFVLTAGGSVIKYLGVEDSSPPQSRLWFLHCKEVLQQSDPCPHTVMRRALTTLNIYTFLQLMEAPLVTEVSADPSEVKLPYSHLHAPLLFLFSQADTLALDRVTAETLAWRLRGQLVVVLICRDSLDVKTSMEYNAAYRLPGEGSEIKYFTLKSTEEVVDLFWEKMVQKEEEEDDYNDWTVLDVLDDEVVDTVYQYRDVELDLGPVSELTTHTFGAVVKGTNIIVVLFFVRWDALSMGLLQSFKEVANTLEGMLAGIPNMLLASVDCGEWVDLCGSEMVSSFPTIRTYRRWEPPQTYRGILGAEALHSYISRCHVALPVILFSENEVWSFLKEDIYHRYTSLSPGTVLGLLSSVQDPGRFMFEEAARVLRGETTLGLFVDDQAEKWAKNYGVQLPALFVCRGLDVPMETYSLHLSNTQELVADIQRALRGSFPELTVESLPLYLDVKKPLLLLFMGDDEKINKDQRVLENKDVRADLHSLIEVGLQ is encoded by the exons ATGGCGTGGTACGTGTGTTTGGTTTTATCTTTGGGGCTGCACCTAAAGCCTTGCACTACAGTAAATGCTTCAAAATTGAAAGAGCTCACGAGAGAGAGTTTCCTGCGTATAATGCAATCAGGGAAGACATCCTTCGTTTACTTTGGTAACCATG TTACTCCAACAATTGGGCTTTTCCTGGAGCAGCTGGAAAAATCTGCAGATGCTTTAGATGATTATGGCATTCTAGTCGCTAAG GTGAACTGCAGTGAAATACCTGTCCCGAAGTATTGTACAAAGGAACTCGTTATGAAGAAAGCATATTTGTTTCG GGGCTCTGAGCTTATGAAGAGCTTTGTTACTGACACCGTATTTGATGTCAGTGCCATTGTGGCTCATGTTCTTTT TACTGTGCTCTTTAATGAACTGAGGAATGTACAGACACCAGAGGAGCTCTGGAGCATAGAGAAGAATGTCAAAGGGAAGGCTGACATTGTTCTTGCGCAGATTGCGACTCTAGGACTCCCAG agCACAGAGCAGTGATGGAGGCTGCATTTGTTTATGGAGCCAGATACCAATTTGTGCTGACAGCAGGAGGCTCAGTGATAAAGTATTTGGG TGTGGAAGACTCATCCCCTCCACAGTCACGCTTGTGGTTTCTGCACTGTAAAGAGGTCTTGCAGCAGAGTGACCCCTGCCCCCACACAGTCATGAGGAGAGCCCTCACTACACTGAATATCTATACCTTCCTACAGTTGATGGAAGCACCATTAGTG ACGGAGGTGTCGGCTGACCCATCAGAGGTGAAACTGCCATACAGCCATCTGCATGCACCTCTGCTCTTTCTCTTCTCTCAAGCCGACACCCTTGCTCTCGACAGAGTGACTGCTGAGACTTTGGCCTGGAGGCTTCGGGGTCAGCTTGTGGTGGTTCTCATCTGCAG ggacagcctggatgtgaAAACATCTATGGAATATAATGCTGCTTACAGGCTTCCTGGAGAG GGATCAGAAATAAAATACTTTACCTTAAAAAGCACTGAGGAAGTCGTTGATCTATTCTGGGAGAAGATGGTTCAgaaagaagaggaagaggatgacTACAATGATTGGACTGTCCTTG ATGTTTTAGATGATGAGGTGGTGGATACCGTATATCAGTACAGGGATGTGGAGTTGGATTTGGGACCAGTATCTGAATTGACAACACATACCTTTGGTGCAGTTGTGAAAGGAACAAATATTATTGTGGTGCTCTTCTTTGTCAGAT GGGATGCCCTGTCCATGGGTCTTTTGCAGTCTTTTAAAGAAGTTGCTAATACATTAGAAG GCATGCTTGCAGGGATTCCTAACATGCTGCTTGCCTCAGTGGACTGTGGTGAGTGGGTGGACTTATGTGGCAGCGAGATGGTCTCTTCCTTCCCCACAATAAGGACGTACCGCCGCTGGGAGCCACCGCAAACATACAGAGGCATACTGGGAGCAGAGGCTCTGCACAGCTACATTAGCCG GTGCCATGTGGCGCTCCCTGTCATCTTGTTCTCTGAGAATGAAGTCTGGTCCTTCCTGAAGGAAGACATCTACCACAGATACACTTCGCTTTCTCCTGGCACAGTTCTAGGCCTTTTGAGTTCAGTTCAGGACCCAG GAAGGTTTATGTTTGAAGAAGCCGCAAGAGTTCTGAGGGGTGAAACTACACTTGGACTTTTTGTAGATGACCAGGCAGAGAAATG GGCCAAAAATTATGGTGTTCAGCTCCCAGCCCTGTTTGTCTGCAGAGGTCTTGATGTCCCTATGGAGACTTATTCCCTTCATCTTTCCAATACCCAAGAGTTGGTAGCAGATATCCAGAGAGCTCTACGAGGGAGTTTT